A window from Oceanithermus desulfurans encodes these proteins:
- a CDS encoding peptidylprolyl isomerase: MHKRPFAFLLILALLAAPALASAATVVARVGDRVITQADLDLQFDLFLRQSTGGAALSDEQRAQLAPLKKQYLQRMVQDAVVVQAAERLGLAPDEATIDRRVEQAKQRLSGEDAFLAALKQYGIPDVATYRRMAYDAMAYKAMIGWIRERLRVSEAATRMLYLLDQSAYAEPEQICTAHILVPSREEAEDVIARLKDGADFAELARQVSKDPGSAPRGGDLGCVALGRFVPEFERAALALQPGQVSKPVQTQFGWHVIRMNERLPARVRPYEEVRGQIRARIESRAIERFVKNLVAHADAEVYPDRVQ; this comes from the coding sequence ATGCACAAACGACCCTTTGCGTTCCTGCTGATCCTCGCCCTGCTCGCCGCGCCGGCGCTGGCGAGCGCCGCGACCGTGGTGGCCCGGGTGGGCGACCGCGTCATCACCCAGGCCGACCTGGACCTGCAGTTCGACCTCTTCCTCCGCCAAAGCACCGGCGGCGCGGCGCTCAGCGACGAGCAGCGCGCCCAGCTGGCGCCGCTGAAGAAGCAGTACCTCCAGCGGATGGTGCAGGACGCCGTCGTCGTCCAGGCGGCCGAGCGCCTCGGCCTCGCGCCCGACGAGGCCACGATCGACCGCCGCGTCGAACAGGCCAAGCAGCGGCTTTCCGGCGAGGACGCCTTCCTCGCCGCGCTCAAGCAGTACGGCATCCCCGACGTGGCCACCTACCGGCGCATGGCCTACGACGCCATGGCCTACAAGGCCATGATCGGCTGGATCCGCGAGCGCCTGAGGGTGTCGGAGGCCGCCACGCGCATGCTCTACCTGCTCGACCAAAGCGCCTACGCCGAGCCCGAGCAGATCTGCACCGCGCACATCCTGGTTCCCAGCCGCGAGGAGGCCGAGGACGTGATCGCCCGCCTCAAGGACGGCGCCGACTTCGCTGAGCTGGCCCGGCAGGTGTCCAAGGACCCGGGCTCCGCCCCGCGCGGGGGCGACCTTGGCTGCGTCGCCCTGGGCCGCTTCGTGCCCGAGTTCGAGCGGGCCGCCCTGGCGCTCCAGCCCGGCCAGGTCTCCAAGCCGGTCCAGACCCAGTTCGGCTGGCACGTGATCCGCATGAACGAGCGGCTTCCCGCGCGCGTGCGCCCCTACGAGGAGGTGCGGGGTCAGATCCGCGCCCGGATCGAAAGCCGGGCCATCGAACGCTTCGTCAAGAACCTGGTGGCGCACGCCGACGCGGAGGTCTACCCCGACCGCGTGCAGTGA
- the hflX gene encoding GTPase HflX, producing the protein MNKLYGNVQGLKPSLKKKLGNLYRRRVPANRLYTAELARTLAQLSAEVGRPVSLLLARNGQMRAVAVGDAAALPVPEHAYLESRLSGYRIVHTHLGGGGLSAPDLSTLFLHRYDSIVALDVEEGRPTRAHLAHLVPPEAEEEDWRIYPARPWDAYLQWDYGAALAALEEELARQADLRELEDGSGERVILVGIDEGQGPEAELRLEELAELARTAGGVVVHRELVYRRTLDPRYAVGRGKLDELTSVAYHENAGTLIFGVDLTPAQAGAIEQATQLKVLDRTQLILDIFARHARTPQAEAQVELAQLRYLLPRLVGKGKQLSRLGGGIGTRGPGETKLEVDRRRIGERIHRLTREIERIAKQRREARKSRKRNRVPVVAIVGYTNAGKTTLLRALTRKGDAGENKLFATLRPLTRRGYLPGYGEVLFTDTVGFIRDMPPALVTAFRATLEELYEADLVLHVVDATADGALEHHRVVEERLGEMGLEAPRLVVVNKIDRADPFDRMRLEEQLGGVAVSALEGRGLEELASRIVRVLIGSGLPAQPWAQYDVRPMG; encoded by the coding sequence ATGAACAAACTTTACGGAAACGTCCAAGGACTCAAACCTTCCCTGAAAAAGAAGCTCGGGAACCTGTACCGCCGGCGGGTCCCCGCGAACCGGCTCTACACCGCGGAGCTGGCGCGCACCCTGGCCCAGCTCTCCGCCGAGGTCGGGCGGCCGGTCAGCCTGCTGCTGGCCCGCAACGGCCAGATGCGCGCGGTCGCCGTGGGCGACGCCGCAGCGCTGCCGGTGCCCGAGCACGCCTACCTGGAGTCGCGGCTTTCGGGTTACCGCATCGTGCACACCCATCTGGGCGGCGGCGGCCTGAGCGCCCCCGACCTCTCCACCCTCTTCCTGCACCGCTACGACTCGATTGTCGCCCTCGACGTCGAGGAGGGGCGGCCCACCCGGGCCCACCTGGCCCACCTCGTGCCCCCCGAGGCCGAGGAGGAAGACTGGCGCATCTACCCCGCGCGCCCCTGGGACGCCTACCTGCAGTGGGATTACGGCGCGGCGCTGGCCGCGCTGGAAGAGGAACTGGCGCGGCAGGCCGACCTGCGTGAGCTCGAGGACGGCTCGGGCGAGCGCGTCATCCTCGTCGGCATCGACGAGGGCCAGGGCCCCGAGGCCGAGCTGCGCCTCGAGGAGCTGGCCGAGCTGGCGCGCACCGCGGGGGGCGTGGTGGTGCACCGGGAGCTGGTCTACCGCCGCACCCTGGACCCGCGCTACGCGGTGGGCCGGGGCAAGCTCGACGAGCTCACCAGCGTGGCCTACCACGAAAACGCCGGCACCCTGATCTTCGGCGTCGACCTCACCCCGGCGCAGGCGGGGGCGATCGAGCAGGCGACCCAGCTCAAGGTGCTCGACCGCACCCAGCTGATCCTCGACATCTTCGCGCGGCACGCCCGCACCCCCCAGGCCGAGGCCCAGGTGGAGCTGGCGCAGCTGCGCTACCTGCTGCCGCGCCTGGTCGGCAAGGGCAAGCAGCTCAGCCGTCTGGGCGGCGGCATCGGCACCCGCGGGCCGGGCGAGACCAAACTGGAGGTCGACCGCCGGCGGATCGGCGAGCGCATCCACCGGCTGACCCGCGAGATCGAGCGCATCGCCAAGCAGCGCCGCGAGGCGCGCAAGTCGCGCAAGCGCAACCGCGTGCCCGTCGTGGCCATCGTCGGCTACACCAACGCCGGCAAGACGACGCTGCTGCGGGCCCTGACCCGCAAGGGCGACGCGGGCGAGAACAAACTCTTCGCGACGCTGCGCCCGCTCACCCGCCGCGGCTACCTGCCGGGCTACGGCGAGGTCCTCTTTACCGACACCGTGGGCTTCATCCGCGACATGCCCCCGGCGCTGGTGACGGCCTTCCGCGCCACCCTCGAGGAGCTCTACGAGGCCGACCTGGTGCTCCACGTGGTGGACGCCACCGCGGACGGAGCGCTCGAACACCACCGCGTGGTCGAGGAGCGGCTCGGGGAGATGGGGCTGGAGGCGCCGCGGCTCGTCGTCGTCAACAAGATCGACCGCGCCGACCCCTTCGACCGCATGCGGCTCGAGGAGCAGCTGGGCGGGGTCGCGGTCTCGGCGCTCGAGGGACGTGGCCTCGAGGAGCTGGCGAGCCGGATCGTGCGGGTCCTGATCGGTTCGGGCCTGCCCGCCCAGCCCTGGGCGCAGTACGACGTGCGCCCGATGGGGTAG
- a CDS encoding YdcF family protein produces the protein MRRWRVGLAGLALLGALVAARVPEAAAEPRQALVLGAAQYDGVPSPVFRARLDAALELYRSGRTARIVVSGGRAPGDRFSEGASGCRYLEDRGVPAAALACETESHSTWENLLRARPLLEPGPVWIVTDEPHLPRALLLARRLGLEARGWPVRGHFSSSYRLRERLLYALARLGFTH, from the coding sequence GTGCGGAGATGGCGCGTAGGCCTCGCCGGACTGGCGCTCTTGGGAGCGCTGGTCGCGGCCCGCGTGCCCGAGGCCGCGGCCGAGCCCCGGCAGGCGCTGGTGCTGGGCGCGGCCCAGTACGACGGCGTCCCCTCGCCCGTCTTCCGCGCCCGCCTGGACGCCGCCCTGGAACTGTACCGCAGCGGCCGCACGGCACGCATCGTGGTCAGCGGCGGCCGCGCCCCCGGCGACCGCTTCAGCGAGGGGGCGTCGGGCTGCCGCTACCTGGAGGACCGCGGGGTGCCCGCCGCGGCGCTGGCCTGCGAGACCGAGAGCCACAGCACCTGGGAAAACCTGCTACGGGCCCGGCCGTTGCTCGAGCCCGGTCCCGTCTGGATCGTTACCGACGAACCCCACCTGCCGCGGGCGCTGCTGCTGGCGCGCCGGCTCGGCCTCGAGGCGCGCGGCTGGCCGGTGCGGGGGCATTTTTCCAGCAGCTACCGGCTGCGCGAGCGGCTGCTCTACGCGCTCGCGCGGCTGGGGTTCACCCACTGA
- a CDS encoding DivIVA domain-containing protein yields the protein MEFNSLDIRYQEFKRGLRGYAVEEVRAYLAQLADFVAELVEEKQRLEQQVAELEESLQQHRQNEEELKRAVVAAERIARDVKQQAQREAELIVKEAQSLKEQTLREAVEHVKRVQRDLDVLRRERDLFKEQFRALLEGYLKSLENGGD from the coding sequence ATGGAGTTCAACTCGCTCGACATCCGTTATCAGGAGTTCAAGCGCGGCCTGCGCGGTTACGCGGTCGAGGAGGTGCGCGCCTACCTGGCGCAGCTGGCCGACTTCGTCGCTGAGCTGGTCGAGGAAAAGCAGCGGCTCGAGCAGCAGGTGGCCGAGCTGGAAGAGAGCCTCCAGCAGCACCGCCAGAACGAGGAGGAGCTCAAGCGTGCCGTGGTGGCGGCCGAGCGCATCGCCCGCGACGTCAAGCAGCAGGCGCAGCGCGAGGCCGAGCTGATCGTCAAGGAGGCCCAGAGCCTCAAGGAGCAGACCCTGCGCGAGGCGGTGGAGCACGTGAAGCGGGTCCAGCGCGACCTGGACGTGCTGCGCCGCGAACGTGACCTCTTCAAGGAGCAGTTCCGGGCCTTGCTCGAGGGCTACCTCAAATCCCTCGAAAACGGCGGCGACTGA
- a CDS encoding YggS family pyridoxal phosphate-dependent enzyme, whose translation MALPEVLARIEAAARRAGRDPADVRLVAVTKGHGLDEIERKVLRYGDFPLGENRIQEARPKIAAWPEREWHFIGPLQRNKVRYLRPFRLVHSVDSLRLAEALAARAEREGYRPRILLEVNVAQEPQKHGLDPSALDAAVRALRGLEPLELRGLMTMAPLADDPEEVRWVFRELAAMAREHGLPELSMGMSGDYEVAVEEGATLVRVGRALFEG comes from the coding sequence ATGGCCCTTCCCGAGGTGCTCGCCCGCATCGAGGCCGCGGCCCGGCGCGCCGGGCGCGACCCCGCGGACGTGCGTCTGGTGGCCGTGACCAAGGGCCACGGCCTGGACGAGATCGAGCGCAAGGTGCTGCGCTACGGCGACTTCCCCCTGGGCGAGAACCGCATCCAGGAGGCGCGCCCCAAGATCGCCGCCTGGCCCGAGCGCGAGTGGCACTTCATCGGCCCCCTGCAGCGCAACAAGGTGCGCTACCTGCGCCCCTTCCGGCTGGTCCACTCGGTGGACTCGCTGCGGCTCGCCGAGGCGCTGGCGGCGCGCGCCGAGCGCGAGGGCTACCGGCCGCGGATCCTGCTGGAGGTCAACGTGGCGCAGGAGCCGCAGAAGCACGGCCTCGATCCGTCCGCGCTGGACGCGGCGGTGCGCGCGCTGCGGGGTCTGGAACCCCTGGAGCTGCGGGGTCTGATGACGATGGCCCCGCTGGCGGACGACCCCGAAGAGGTGCGCTGGGTCTTCCGGGAGCTGGCTGCGATGGCGCGCGAGCACGGCCTCCCCGAGCTGTCCATGGGAATGTCCGGCGACTACGAGGTGGCCGTCGAGGAGGGGGCCACCCTGGTGCGTGTGGGACGAGCGCTCTTCGAGGGGTAG
- a CDS encoding purine-nucleoside phosphorylase, with translation MNAVEAVRARTDFSPELGLVLGSGLGPLADEIDTVAEIPYGEIPGFPVSTAPGHEGKLILGRLAGRSVVAYKGRVHFYEGYPMERVVFPVRVGYFLGAARFVVTSAAGGLNPAFRAGDFMLHLDFINAMGENPLRGPNDPRLGPRFPVTFDAYDPEYLEVARRVARAQDVRLREGVYLAISGPSYASRSELRIYRYGMYADAIGMSTVPEVIALRHLGARVLGLSTITDMALADSTHHADEQEVIRVAQERSPVFRRLVAGIVAELP, from the coding sequence ATGAACGCGGTGGAGGCGGTGCGCGCGCGCACCGATTTTTCACCGGAACTGGGCCTCGTTCTGGGGTCGGGCCTGGGCCCGCTCGCGGACGAGATCGACACCGTGGCCGAGATCCCCTACGGCGAGATTCCGGGTTTCCCGGTGTCCACGGCGCCGGGCCACGAGGGCAAGCTGATCCTGGGGCGGCTCGCGGGGCGGTCCGTGGTGGCCTACAAGGGCCGGGTGCACTTTTACGAGGGCTACCCGATGGAACGGGTGGTCTTCCCGGTGCGGGTCGGCTACTTCCTGGGCGCCGCGCGCTTCGTCGTCACCTCGGCGGCCGGCGGGCTCAACCCGGCCTTCCGGGCGGGCGACTTCATGCTCCACCTGGACTTCATCAACGCCATGGGCGAAAACCCGCTGCGCGGGCCCAACGACCCCCGGCTCGGCCCCCGTTTCCCCGTGACCTTCGACGCCTACGACCCCGAGTACCTGGAGGTGGCGCGGCGGGTGGCCCGGGCCCAGGACGTGCGCCTGCGCGAAGGGGTCTACCTGGCCATCAGCGGGCCCAGCTACGCCAGCCGCAGCGAGCTCCGGATCTACCGCTACGGCATGTACGCCGACGCCATCGGGATGTCCACCGTGCCCGAAGTGATCGCGCTGCGCCACCTAGGTGCGCGGGTGCTGGGGCTTTCCACGATCACCGACATGGCGCTGGCCGACAGCACCCACCACGCCGACGAGCAGGAGGTGATCCGGGTGGCCCAGGAGCGCAGCCCGGTCTTCCGCAGGCTCGTGGCCGGCATCGTCGCCGAGCTGCCCTAG